The following DNA comes from Buteo buteo chromosome 7, bButBut1.hap1.1, whole genome shotgun sequence.
TATGACACAGTGCAATACAGGCTGATTAGTGAAGTTCAAGAGAttacaaaaaatattcaaaggcAAGTGGAAGTGATGAAAGAGGGGAAAATCTGTGGTATAGATTACTGGGTTAATGTAACGAGTCAAAGTAACATCAGGTCCCAGCTCTTCTCCCTGAAAGGTTGGGAATTGCTTTTCCCTTAAGGGCAGGACACTTTAAGGGAAGCTGCATGGATATTGTCTCTCTGTGAATCCCCTTCCATCTATTTTTTCACTCAGAATTTTTATCCCGTGTGAAAAAAAACTATCCACATGTTTTCAACTAAtgtctgtgtttattttccctttagATTAAAGGACACGCTGGCACAGGCTGAAACAGAGCTAAAAGGTCTGAGACGCCGACAGCTTTCCTTGGAGGAGGAGATCCAGCTCAAGGAGAATACATTGTACATTGATGAAGTGCTCTGCATGCAAATGAGAGAGTCTCTTTACATTAACAGCTTCTGAAGCCATCATACTGGCAGATTGTGTGTGCTCCAAAgagccagctcctgctgaaatTTTATTGACAAACCTCCAGATTTATTGGCTTGGCTCAATGCTGTCCTGGTTCTAGTTGTGCAAGGTAATTAAAACAAACCTAGTACTTACAGCTCTCTGTTTCACAGCTGTCTAGGCTCTAGAATGCCTGATGAAACCTCCCACTTGGCAATAAGATTCCATAATAAGAAATGTCCCTTCTTCCATGTTATTTATCTTGCGTGCAACCAATGTTATCTTTTGCTATTGAAAGTTCTAGAAGCTGTGGAAGCTAGAGCAGAAGTCTCCTCATAAGTCACTTGTTGGAAAGCTGGGCAAGTGGGAGGGGTGACTCAGCACTAGCCATGGTATGTTTTGTTCTTAACAGCTGCTCTTAAGTAAGAACTAGGCACAAGGTGTATATCAAACTTAACAGGAGATAGGGACTAGTGCTACACTGGATAGCGCATCTGATGATTCCATCAGAGTCAAGATCAAGCCAAGGCTGACTTTGGGATAATCGCTTCCTCACCCCATGTCTGACCCCATTCCCTATTTGTAAAATGAGATGGGCTTCATTGGTAAGGTGTTTGAAGCTCTACAATGTGAAGTACTGAAAAAAGAGGAGGGCCTTATTTTTACTAGAGATGCCTGTAAAGGTGGAAAAGGGCTCACTGCTTCTTTTGGTTCTGGcgaggaaaaacaaagcatgcGCAAGAATAAATGATACTGGAGACATAGGAGGCCGGTTCCCAAGTCCAACATTTTAATGCATGGAGTGTAAAATTGTCCCTTGCCTCTCTCTTGCTGTAATGGTATCTTCCCTTTCAGAGGCACTGCTGTCAACTCTCTTACTAATGCCTTCCAAAGGATCCATTCATTGCTTGCAGATGTCACGGGGTGTTCTTCTCTCTCCCTATGGTTTACACCATTGGGTAGGTGATGACAAAATAATTCAGCTCTGAGTCAATCAGGTATTTGAACTTCCTGTAAATATCGTACAACAGCCGATCCTCCTCACTGCTCTGTTGTCGGGCTATGTAAATCCTGACCTGTATGCATGAATGACAGTCATATCTCTCAGATACATGGAGCAGGCTCAGCCCGTTAAAGCTTGTGACAACAAGAAGCCTCTGTGACTAATGAGGAATCTAGAGAAGCCAAACTCCTTGGTTTTGAGTAAAATCTTGAGGTTTAACTGTGTTTTTACTCCAAATTCACTGAAAACATCATCTCCTGCCAAAGAATTTGTGGGAAGATCAAGGTTCCTTTTACCCCCAGAACTGATGCATCCCTGGGATCTGCACAGATCTGGGAGGATCTACTGAATTCAGAATCTAGCACGCAAAGTAGCATGACAACATGGTTTACACCAGCTGCAATTGTAGTCTGGCCCCAGTTCAACACAGCACCCCTAAAGAGTGAGGTGTGTTTACATCTTTTCACAGTTTAGTGGGATTCAACCCACTTGTCTCAATTTAAACATAGATGTAAGCACTGGACTTGGGAGGTGACTGAGAAGCCCTAGCTTGAACTAGAGGTGACAGAGGGAACCCCAGTCTAGGAAGGACTTGTGGAATTGTTGGGGCTTGTTATTAAACTACTATAGTATTCTGTACATGGCTAAGTAGGTTAGAAAGACCCATTTCTGTGAGTGGTTCTCAAGCTTGTTATAATGCTAAAACATTAGGGAAGGGAAGGTAGTTATGTTAACAGTTTCATAAGTGACCTTTCTATGGGCTTGGGGACCTTGCCTTTCTCTGGGTAttggagagaggaagggaatggGAGTTTTGAAGCACAAAGTCTTACCTTTATGGTAGtcaaaatgcatttcctttctGCACGGTTTTGTAGCAGCCTCTCCATAAAGGTGACACTTAGAAATGCCCAGACTTTCAGAAATAACAACCTCTTGCATGATAAGATGAGCTGTAGCAGCTCATCATCCAGCAGCTCATGGTCGTTGTTTAGTTCAAGTGTTAATTTCTTGAAAAAGAATGAACACTCTTAGTACTACTGAACAGAGCTTGTGAGTGCAGTAACTAGAATTCAGTAAACAAGAGTTTCCCAATTTTACCAAAAGAAGTGACTGTCAGCAGATCAATTTTGTACCTTGACATTTGCAGAGAAACGATTTTATGTTATGACAACATGTATATGCTACAGTAATCTCCACTGTCCTGTTAAGATGGGAAGGGTGTCCCTTGTGTGTTACATACCATCCTAAGAGATGCACAACTTCTATTACCATTAGAAGATGCTGCACCTGCAGCTCATGCCATGGTCTTATTTGATATATTGGAAATTATCCCAGATATGAGAATAGATCTGAAGACAATTTCTAGAAAGCTTTACAGATCTCTGGTGTTTACTGGAAACCCTGCAATGCAAAAGAACTTAAAGAAAGCTGTCAGCAACCGTCAGGTATAAGGCTGTGTGGTTCCCTCAGTCATGCAAAGACCTCATGCTCATTTACATGGGTCAGCTGTTGCACACCTTTCGTGACACATCCTTGGTGACACCAAAGTGCTTTGACATGGGCACCAGTTAATTTACATATCCTGTAGACATTTGTGCATTGCCAAAATGGAGCAAAACCATCAGTGTAGGTTGATGCAAGTTACAGCTCTGTAAGCAAACAAGATATACAGACTATTTTCCTCATATGCAGATTTCCCTGCAAAAGGGTGGGGTTCAGAAAGATCAGAAAGGATAAGAATCTTACCAGTTACTAAACATGAAGGCATCTAGCCGGAATAAGCCTAAAGCTCTCttacaaaaattacatttttctccctgaaagGTTCTTTTTGCTCACAGCTGACATCACAACCACCAGTATGTTGTGTGGTTTAGCTTTTTATGAGGGCAACCTGACATCAGCCTGACAGTGGGGACTAGCATAATGGAGATTGTAACTGGACAACGATAATTACCTGAACTAGACTATAGCTGGAGCACTGGAATGGCTCGGTTTTATGAAAATTACCCTCTGAACATAAAGCTGAATTGGTCAGGAATTCTAATTGATGACTGCTGTTATGCAGAAGGCCTGTATGATTACTTAGCTTTGTGATACTGCAGTAAGATGTCACTATTGTTTCCCTTACCTGCAGAACATGCCAGTAGGCTGGGAGGAGGTTGGTGAGGGTAGGTCTCATTGTCCAGTCTGGGTCACTGAAATAGCAGCTCCGTAGACTGATGCTCCTGACTGGGATCTCCACTAGCAGGATCCTGGCTAGGTGATCATGCTTCATGACTCTTTCAAAGAAGAAGTTCACATTTAGTTTTGGGGCTCTCTTGGCTAAGTTTGCCCATGACATTCCCCAGACCACTTGCCCATGAGGATCATGGATACGACATTTGATATTCAAGGTACACAGGGAATGAGCACTGTGCTTCTGCAGGATGTCCAGCAGTTCATCAGAGATGCAGTTATAATTTAAAGACAGGATGACCAGGCTGCGGAACTTGGACATAGCTTGGTGAAACAAGGTGCTGCTGTAGACAGGAGGGTGGAGACTGAAGAAATCCTCAATATTGATTTCAGatacaaagcttttatttgtcaAGCAGCTCAGAGAATTCAGAAGCTCACAGCCTTCTTCCAAGGTTACTCCCGCACCTTTTAAGTTGAGATAATCAAGctgtttgctcatttttttcaggaaggtAGCTAAGTTCTTGATAAACTGAGCCCTGACTGTGTTTTTCCAGATCAAGCGGTCTAATTCCAGGTACTTGATGCTCAGGGATACTAGGTGACTGTTACACTTACCCAGGTGTGAAAGAAGACCTTTCATAGTGACTTGAAACTTTTGGGTAAAGGCAGTATTGTAAGGATTCGATAACTTGATCTCAAGGTGCTCCAAATACTTGCCAAATTTCTTGACATACCACAGTGCACTTTGAAGCTCCAATGTGTGTGCCCTTGATGGTCGGCCATAGAATGTGATGGTTCTCCTTCTCCAGAGGGATCCTGAATACATGGCACAACTCCATTTTTTACAGACCAAGGCAGCCCGAGATCTGTCCCTGTCATCTAACCAATGGAAGACATGCCTCAGGCAGACATCAGGTAGATGAGCCCAGGAGCTCTGCTCAGGTTCGCTGTCGTCTTCCATTGAGAAGACAGTTTTTAACTTCTCTGCCGGCTGTTGAGCCAAACCTAGATGAAGAATGCTGTGGGTAGATTTCTTGCCATTCCAAACAGAACAGGCTCCCAAGCAAAGGGATGAAAGCTTGCTACTTCACATTCAAAACCAACAAtcttttctttgcctctgtACTCAAGCTGTCAGTGTCAAACAAGCTCTTGGGTCTAAACTACAGTCTAACctaaatcaaaagaaaaaaaacaatgtgTGAAGAACAAGCACAGTACAAGCACAGGACCCATCTTTTGACTTTTTGGCCTTCAGTCTAGCTAAACAGTGAAATGATATCAACTGCTGATACAGCAGCGACAGCCCCTAGAAACCTTTGGTTAGCATCAGCTGTAATTGATAATGGCTTCTGGCCTGATGCCTAGTGTCTGAAAGTATCTAGTGCTTTGGGCTATACACATTTGAACAGTACCGTTGGCACAAAACTAGTGCAACTGACTTTTCTTATCCTTCGCGGGTACTGTTCCATGATAATCATCTGAGGTAGTACCCTGCCATAGATTAAGGTGCAATCCCTGTTGAGAGTAATAAGCAATATGTGAGCTGTTCCATCGCTCAGCTCAAGCAGGATGTTCAGTCATTGTGCTCCAATGAACAGGGAGAAAGCTGGCGAGTCAGAAGACCAGCTGCGTAGTAGTAAAACACGTAAGTAAACAACCATAATGCAAGAAGTTACCAGTTCCGCTCTCAAGGCTGGGCTGTGTAAGTATTCAGCTTCCTGTGCATTTTTCCAGCTCTCATAGTCTCCCTCCAGAGTTCAAGATTTGTTTCCTCTACCTCTGACCCCTCCCTCTGCAAAGTTCAGCCATTGCCATGGAGCAAAGAGGTAATAACGTTTGTGATGTCATGACAACTGAATTTATGCAAGGGCAAACAGTGAACAGAGCTGACTTGATCCAAGTCATTTGGGCTAAAGTGAAgacagtgaaaaggaaaagcagacttGTTTGGTAGTCAGGAAGTGAGAAATACAGGCTACAATCTACAAGCCAGGTGTAGGCTGTTACGTATTGTCTTGTCACTTTTCACAGACTAGATAAATGGATCAAGCAGCTGAGCAATAAACAGCCAAGGCGGCAAGCGATGCGTCCTCTATCTTTTCAGCTCTGAATTGCAAATGTCAGCTATGGAATGCAAACCACATCCCACTGGCATGTTAGGTGCTTGTTCTCATGAGGCCTTTTACAGGCTATTAGTTGGGTCTGCAAACAGGCAAAGGGCATGGAAAGCTAGTGTTCTGTTAGTACCTTTGCAGGGAGGCAAAAATTCAGAATGTATTTACTTCCCACCTCTATAGTGCACATGTCTTATCATGTCCACTTGGTAAATCACTCCTTAGCTCTTGGGgatgaaactggaaaaacacCTAGTGATACTCTCTTATGATCTACCCCAAAATCCAGGCTTATTGGCTGACAGGACTACAAGAAGATGCAACTTGAAAGTACATGATGCCAATCTCCAAACAATCTACCTTTCCTCCTTTGCATGTGCTGTTCTGTTGGGTTACAAAGTTGAAATGGATGGAAACAACAGAGGCACtgtaaaaagatgaaaacatgcAGATCCCTGAGAGTCTGTTTACAACTACAAAGGCTCAGATagttctattttaattttctaaacaGGCATGAAAGGACAGGCTGACTGCCCAGTTCAGcttcagcctgctgctgcttcccttttGGCCTACAGTTCTTCAGTCACACATTATCTCTCTGCCTGTATGCGCTGTCTGTTCAATTAGCACCATGTCTATTGTTAGGGATTCCCCCTTCCCATCCAAAATGCCAATCTTGAGAgatacagcagtccctggggcttgctccaggggaccaccccccctccccccctgccgtttgcaggctccctgtgctgcttctcctctctagataatggggtggggggacagggacagaagCGAgcacccgaatggtctgttctttgcacttgactgctgcaaacgctccagccactcgggtgctttttggaacggaggcgatgaagatgactgcccgggctgcgagtggggaaagggcagggcaacgtaagccctgtgcccccagtaagtagttgccgcctgtgtctggtctctgctgggctgagctgtcagtcatccctcatccagccgctgctccgaagaggatcgttgtggggatgctgctgcccggcgaccaaaatggggtcctacagctcggaggctgcaaaggcgcggtggtgcccctgtaacggcacccgtggtccaacggtaacggcagtgcggcacggggggagagtgccgccgcgctcgttgcttcctcccggtaaggaaacgccgctgccgccccacgtgcgcggtgtgggcgggcgctcagcgggcaaagcgcggaacagcagcgCCGGGGCCGTCCCGGGCACGCGCCTCCCGCCGTCCgctcgctgctgctgccgcctcGTGGCCGCAGCGCGGTACAGCAGCCCGGCaccgcacaggtgcgcagcaccgcccccgccgccgctcccgctgCTGCCACCTGGTGGCCAAAATAcggtactgcagcccggcgttcgcgcgccggctctgGCCCCTCCGGCGCGCCGTCGACggccggcgcatgcgcggtccctgggagcagcgtggcggcgctcagggcgcgggtctgggcggcagcgggcgagcgccgggaccgcgggtgaggcgagcgatcccctccggcgggggcaggggcaggggcaggggcaggggcaggggcaggggcaggggcgggggcgggggcgggggcgggggcgggggcgggggggtgcctcctgcccgctggccgccgggcgctggcgggacgggaagctgcgaagcggccgccgcggcaggctcccggtccgccggaggcgagccgggccagggcagcgccaggcagttccccgagagccgctagaagggaagaggggacggaggcgggcaccccccaggcgcggccagcgggcgcctccccgagtcgccggagctcccccggcgccttcccccggccccgctcggcccgtgcggctgcccccagctccagcccctcccctgaagcctgtgctgtagccgcaggcagcccccgagccctgtcgtgagggcagcaagctggccctcccatgttctcgagtctccctgaacgtgggtgccgttagcagcggcgcggggaacgagcggcgtctgcggaagcccctgcggaaggaggggctctggccagggtcgagctacagtaataacggtcactgctgcctctttccctctcccagaggccacgctgtgagtgcggttgtctgttcgtccccggggatgccgttgactgcagcagcctcaggctcgcgtgggctgtctctgcctggcctccctctcctcgtggcgcgggagcacagagggacaggcggagcgcttgctggctgtggacgggagctgctgaagctggagaggccacagaaaagtaaagaagaagaaacggaaggccatctggctggcagctgcctcccgctgcaggcaagagagagcctgcctctctgggtgtgggaggatccctcctcgtagtccgcagcaggtcagaccgccagggtctgtatgcatgaccagcagcgcggtacggccacgtagtgagcgagcgagcgaggctacgtgtctagggggcctcatctcgtaagagctgcGAGGTGCTCGCGTGTTCtgttatgtggaggacagccaagcaactggagttacagaagaggaaggcaggagagaaggagaaggaagattctgagctggcaaggcctcctggcagctccaagagcaagagctgtggtgagtcctgggccctcggggccctgtcgctcctcttgtgcgtcccggtccctccctccctccccctcgctttctcatgctgctgtgacgtttggttttttttttttttatttttttttattttgcttccctgtacctctcctcttctgtctattctcttgtcctgctccctcttcctcttccccaccccccacccccacccccatctttgtcctgcagccagtcgctgttttttccttttccatctccttgtcctgatctgcatctgCCTCTTtcccgcctcccaatttctctggcctgttcccctggcgttctttttctctctgcgcctctatgtgctgctcggtgtccctgccttcctatctctcttcttcctacttcctgtttctctctctatccctttgtcttgctcgctgttgctgtttatttttgtcattctaaATCTCACTGTCCCTGTCcttcttcctgttcatctcttactctctgtgaccctttgtgctgcttcctgccccttttttattcaccctccctctctctgcagggctcctgatacctctctttctaaattccccaccgccccgtgcttctcacagtctttgtctttctcgcgctctctctctctcgttgtcattgttcttgtctgtcgcgctgtcttgcttcctgtcccgtcgtttctcgctgtatccctttgtcccgctccctgctcgtattcgtattcctctctgtcctgaggaccgtcccagtttttgatctccgtcctgccgctgtcctgatttttccttctctgccatgttccctgtccctctttctgtctctttttctctgtccctgctgcttatttctccacctctgtccagacccctgtcccttccccccccccgccctgtttgctgtccctctgccttgctttctttcgctaccttttctgtctgtctttctctgccccgttccctctcccgccctttctaactgtgtccccctgtccagctagctgtcgcttctttcttttttctgttcctcagtatttttttctttttccgtatctctctcccactgcccatcgcagctggttttttcccctccgatgctggcctgctctttgtcccttttgtctgtctcctctctgtccttctgtcatgctccctgtgtctattgaatcccttcatctctgtcctgcagcccgttgctattttttttttcctcttccgtccctttgtcctgctccccatccttgtctctctttcccttggttctgcctcccgtccttttttcctttcttgctccatctctctgtcctgctccctatccctcccgcgctctctctgtttctgtgtccttctccttgcctttccccacggtctctgtcttgttccctctttggttttcttgttttccgggtggcttggcccggctacccgcgggggtgcttcggctggggggtttggggtgggggcctggccgtgccgctggtggcggggaaataaagcctgaaacggcaatcgtgaagcgacgccctgcctgtgctggggctgccccgcagaggcgtggggccgggccctccgcaggtcccgagcactccccgaaactacgtgtggggccccgggggtgcagggctgtggggtggctacgctcggcgtcgcccgtgggcactgcagggtcagaaatggagaacaagttttccgttcctggggcttgacaacaggctcgcgtggctgatttgggggctcggaaacagaccgagctgcgcagctttgggcccagaaacagaggtccggccctgcgtgtttgggccttgagaacaggctcagcagccgggttttttggctcccaaatgggccccgagtcagctggtgtgggggccaaaagcgggagccagtttggctggttttgcaggcgggtgggagggtgttgggggctgtgggggcaagcgggcagcaggcagggtgcaTGGACCCTCCCCATAGAtggggtctggttgtgtcggacgccgaagttcgggaggccggcacgcagcaggccgaactcaacatctgtgatggtctgtgggggggaaaggcgcttttcagaccccacgtgccctctttgagtccagctcttctttctgcgctgcTCAGAATAGTTGTTAAGTAATTAATCTCCTGACCTAATGCATATTTATTcggcgtgtaactctgatgtttaatcctaacgctccggttttgacagcagttgatatacaaccttatggaaagcccagaccgttgcacgtagctggagcttgtaaggagaagcagctgaaatcagctggagcttcagtgcggagctggggcttcaaggagccagaactgtagcaagcgggagctggaacgaggcggggtgtccgctgtctggagcgtgcattagccagaggcaaaagtacctgcggctgtaacgagcagggggcgcgattagctggagcgtctttttgctggagcgtccgtcggccggcctgcgctcccagcacggccgaagagcggccgggcgcaggcagggctgtccgcagcaagcagctccgagcagcagggaggcgagttgtccttctgccagcggggagcgCAGCCTCTTCCCTCaggcatgcaatccacgccacgctcctctctctgcgtggagggtctctcccggtccgttcccgcgggcagaagcgaggtgggggtcccccggctcacctggggcagccccccctgcgagggggcgcgggcgaggtgtcgtcgtcTCCTCGGTACcaggcaaaggggagagaaaccagccggcgggagctcctggggtgcagagcccttccggcagaatcctcccctgccttttcaccgttggctgggtgtgacaagcaggttcatttctttatctcctcttctcccagcgtcaccttccgcgtcacacaaagaaaatcctgcctggttaattccgcttgctgctcaggtaatcgcacgtatcgggctgggggagcggagagaaacacttgcgagttcgagggcactacaggtgctccacgttaaacccacagagaaggcaaatctgctgctagtgcagaaaagctgatggaaaaattgctgttaacagatcgcgccctgttcctgaactggtctcttgatgtgtttttgtttcaggtgaaagaatgaaatttcctgtctggtaaattcagagctgcctgttagcttctttagggggtcgagtgtttctcttctctctgttcatactgatttttatgggcaagctggaaatagccttttatttttttatgtataactgaatttttaggaatatgtggtgtccctgtagttcatttttgagcacctagatgccagtagaaatgtaatgagtgaaacatgatgggaactggtacttaaacttgattttttttttggttggggttttttttttccccttccccattaagagtgttgatggcatgttgtcccgtgggacaatccccattccgttcagtggagtcttcagtctaggacttttaagtgaaaaagtttgtccttccaaaaagggactagtcattcctaggaccgaggcatagacttggagagtcgcttaagtacgt
Coding sequences within:
- the FBXO39 gene encoding F-box only protein 39; protein product: MEDDSEPEQSSWAHLPDVCLRHVFHWLDDRDRSRAALVCKKWSCAMYSGSLWRRRTITFYGRPSRAHTLELQSALWYVKKFGKYLEHLEIKLSNPYNTAFTQKFQVTMKGLLSHLGKCNSHLVSLSIKYLELDRLIWKNTVRAQFIKNLATFLKKMSKQLDYLNLKGAGVTLEEGCELLNSLSCLTNKSFVSEINIEDFFSLHPPVYSSTLFHQAMSKFRSLVILSLNYNCISDELLDILQKHSAHSLCTLNIKCRIHDPHGQVVWGMSWANLAKRAPKLNVNFFFERVMKHDHLARILLVEIPVRSISLRSCYFSDPDWTMRPTLTNLLPAYWHVLQKLTLELNNDHELLDDELLQLILSCKRLLFLKVWAFLSVTFMERLLQNRAERKCILTTIKVRIYIARQQSSEEDRLLYDIYRKFKYLIDSELNYFVITYPMV